A genomic region of Notamacropus eugenii isolate mMacEug1 chromosome 3, mMacEug1.pri_v2, whole genome shotgun sequence contains the following coding sequences:
- the YEATS4 gene encoding YEATS domain-containing protein 4 yields MFKRMAEFGPDSGGRVKGVTIVKPIVYGNVARYFGKKREEDGHTHQWTVYVKPYRNEDMSAYVKKIQFKLHESYGNPLRVVTKPPYEITETGWGEFEIIIKIFFIDPNERPVTLYHLLKLFQSDTNAMLGKKTVVSEFYDEMIFQDPTAMMQQLLTTSRQLTLGAYKHETEFAELEVKTREKLEAAKKKTSFEIAELKERLKASRETINCLKNEIRKLEEDDQTKEI; encoded by the exons ATGTTCAAGAGAATGGCCGAATTTGGACCTGACTCCGGCGGGAGAGTGAAG GGGGTTACTATCGTTAAACCTATAGTTTATGGCAATGTTGCTCGttattttggaaagaaaagagaagaagatggTCATACTCATCAGTGGACAGTATATGTAAAGCCATACCGGAATGAG GATATGTCAGCATATGTGAAGAAAATCCAGTTTAAATTGCATGAAAGCTATGGTAATCCTTTAAGAG ttgttACTAAGCCACCATATGAGATTACAGAAACAGGTTGGGGTGAATttgaaataatcatcaaaatatttttcattgatcCTAATGAAAGACCT gTAACACTTTATCACTTATTAAAGCTATTTCAGTCAGACACCAATGCGATGCTGGGGAAAAAGACTGTGGTTTCTGAGTTCTATGATGAAatg atATTTCAAGATCCAACAGCAATGATGCAACAGTTATTAACAACGTCTCGCCAGCTAACCTTAGGAGCCTATAAGCATGAAACAGAAT ttgCTGAACTTGAAGTAAAAACCAGGGAAAAATTAGAAGCTGCCAAGAAAAAAACAAGCTTTGAAATTGCTGAACTTAAAGAGAGATTAAAAGCAAGTCGTGAAACTAtcaattgtttaaaaaatgaaatcaggaagCTTGAAGAAGATGATCAGActaaagagatataa